The Cloacibacterium sp. TD35 region CTTTCAATTATTTTTTCTGATTGCATGTATTTCAATTTTTACTGTTTTAAAAATTTTCTTTCTTTAATTCATACCAATAACACTCTGCACCATCCAGCTCATCTACAAACTTTTCTTTTTCTTCGAAACCCAATTTTCTTAAAGTATGGATAGAAGCGTCATTTCCAGAATGAGCATGAGCACAAATTTCATCTAAATTCAAGTCGTTAAAACCATATGCTATAAATGCTTTTGCAGCTTCTGTAGCATAACCTTTACCCCAATATTCTGGTAAAAATCGATAGCCCAAATCATACACATTTTTAATTCCGTTGATTTCTTCTGTTAAAAATTTCAATCCACTCCATCCAATTAGTAAATTGCTGGCTTTTTCTATCACTCCATACCTTCCGATTCCGTTCTCTGCATATTGCTTTTGAATCATCTTAATAACCTCTACAGATTGTTCTATTTGACTCAATGGCGCGATGCCTATATATTTCATTACCTCTGCATTAGAATCTAATAAAAACAGACGTTCTGCATCATCTAAATTCAGCGGTCTTAAAATCAATCTTTCTGTTTCTAAAAATTCTACCATCCTTTTATTTTTTACTATTTTTGCGAAACTAATTTTTTGTAAAAATAATTAAATTTTTACCGAACCAACTGATGAGTTTGGTCAAATGTTTTAACCAATGAAAAAATATATAGCATATTCTCTTCTTTGCAGCTTCTTATTAATTCTTTTTTCTTGTAATAAAGAAGCAGAAAAACGCTGGAAAGTAGAAATCAAAAACACTGAACCTGTAAAAGTTATTGATATTTCTTCTGCTTTTTACAATGACAAAATTCCGTTTCAGAATTTCAAAAAAGATTTTGGTTTTTTCTTAGCGCCACAAGTTTCAGATGCTACTTACGAAAAAAAACGTGCAGACACCATCGAAAAAAGAATATATAAAGACGCCTTAAATAAAAATAATCTAGCGAATTTAGAAAAACAATTGGCTACACTTTTTGCTCATATAAAATACTATTTCCCTGAATTTCAAAACCCACAAGTTTACGTATTCTCTTCGGCTACAGAATTGTATGAAGAACCTATTTTGTATGTCCCAAATGAAGGTGTACTTTTCATAGATTTATCTGCATTTTTAGGAGAAAAATCTGAGTTTTATGAAGGGATAGATGTTTACATGAGAAAAGAAATGACGCCTCAAAATGTTTTGCCAAAAGTAGCAGAAACCATAGCTGCAGATTATGTTCCTGCAACTCCAGACCATAATAAATTTTTGGATAAAATCATCAATTTTGGAAAGTTAATGACCTTACAAGACGCTTTTCTTCCTGAAACGATGGATCAATTCAAAATGCATTATTCTAAAGACCAACAATCTTGGGCGATTTCAAATGAAGAAAATATTTGGAATTATTTTGTAGAAAATGATTTGCTTTTCAGCGATGACAATAGATTAGATGAAAGATTTTTGGCAAAAGCACCTTTTTCTAAATTTTACACCGAAGTAGACCCAAAATCTTCTCCTAGAGTAGGTGCTTTTATCGGTTGGCAAATTTGCAGACAATATTTAGAAAACAATCCAGCGGTAACTTTGCAAAAATTCCTACATTTACCTGCAACAGAGATTTTTAACAAAAGTAATTATAAACCTAAAAATTAATTCGTGAAATCGAAAATTTGTTGAGTTGTAAAATCGTTTTTTTAGATTTCAACTTTGCAATTTTACGATTTTACAACTTTACGAAAATGAGACAAACACAGATAACAATTAACGTAGAATTAGACGAAAATCACGTTCCAGAAAAAATGACTTGGAATGCTCAAGATGGTGGTGTCGAAAATCAAGAAACCAAAGCCACCATGATTTCAGTTTGGGACGAAAAGGCGATGGAAGCATTACGTATCGATTTATGGACTAAAGATATGCCTGTAGATCAAATGAAAATGTTCCTACATCAGATTTTCGTTTCTCTAGGACACACCTACCAAAGAGCAACTGGCGAAGATGATGTAGCCGAAAAAATTCAAGAATTTGCGGAAGATTTCGCTTTTATGAGTAAGATAAAATAATTAGTTCAAAATGAAATTCAATACCAAAGTAATACATGGTGGTCAACACCACGAAAAAGTAACAGGTTCTGTAAATGTTCCTGTATTTCTCACTTCTACCTTTGCACAATCTTCACCTGGTCAGCATTCTGGTTACGAATATTCTAGAGCGGCAAATCCTACCAGACAAGCGTTAGAAGACGCACTGGCTTCTATAGAAAATGGAGCTCGAGGTTTAGCTTTTGGTTCTGGTTTAGCAGCCATTGACTGCGTTTTGAAATTGTTGAACCCTGGAGACGAAATCATCGCTGTAGACGATTTATACGGTGGAAGCTACAGAATGTTTATCAGACTTTTTGAGAAATATCAACTGAAATTTCACTTTGTAAATCTTGAGAATCCTGAAAATATTCTTCCATTAATTAACGAAAAAACCAAATTGGTTTGGCTAGAAACTCCAACCAATCCATTAATGAAATTGGTTGACATTCAAAAAGTTGCAGAACTTATCAAAGGAAAAGATATTCTTTTAGCGGTTGATAATACTTTCGCAACGCCTTATATTCAGACGCCTTTAGATTTAGGTGCAGATATTGTGATGCACTCTGCTACCAAATATTTAGGTGGACATTCTGATGTCATTGCAGGAGCGTTAATTGCTAAAACACCAGAATTAGGAGAAAAATTACATTTCATTCAGTTTGCAAGTGGCGGAATTTTAGGACCTCACGACTCTTATTTGGTTTTGAGAGGTATTAAAACTTTGGCTTTAAGAGTTCAGAGACATTCTGAAAACGGACAAAAAATTGCTGAATATTTACAAAATCATCCAAAAGTGGACAAAGTCTTTTATCCTAATTTAGCGAACAATCCTAAGTTAGAATTGGCAAAAAAACAAATGAAAACTTTCGGAGGAATGATTTCTTTCACCTTTAAATCTGGCAAAAAAGAAGATTCTATCAAATTTTTAGAAAAATTAAAGGTGTTTACTTTGGCAGAAAGCTTAGGCGGTGTAGAATCTTTAGCGAACCATCCTGCTTTAATGACTCACGCTTCTATTCCTGCAGAAAAACGTGCAGAATTAGGCATTACCGATGATTTGGTAAGACTTAGCTGCGGTATCGAAGATGCCGAAGATTTAATCGCTGATTTAGAACAAGCTTTTAACTAAAAATCTATGTTGACGAGAAAAACCATCTTAGAAGATTTACCTCAACTGTCGAATTTATTTGACCAATACAGAACTTGGTATCATAAGGAAAGTGATATTGAAGGTGCTAAAAATTTTCTAAAAGAAAGATTAAAAAACCAAGATTCTGAAATTTTTGTAGCAGAAGAAAACGGAATTTTGACTGGTTTTTCTCAATTATACCCATTGTTTTCTTCTACAAGAATGAAAAGATATTGGCTTTTGAATGATTTATTCGTCAACGAAAATCACAGAGGGAAAGGTCATTCTAAAGCATTAATAGAAAGAGCAAAAGAATTATGTATCGCAACAAACGCTTGCGGAATTCTTTTAGAAACCGATAAAACCAACGAAATTGGCAACCAACTTTATCCAAGTTGTGGTTTTGAGCATTATAATCACGCCAATTTTTATGAGTGGACCAATCCATCTTAACCAAAATTAAAACTTAGTTATGACTGAATTTCAAAAATATATTCAAAGATATTTAGACCAAATTCCAACAGAAAATTGGTTGGAAGAAATGATTAATTCTGGGGCAGACACAATTCAGATTTTTTCTGGTTTAAACAATGAAAAATCACTTTTTGCATACGCAGAAGGAAAATGGACGCTCAAGGAATTACTTCTTCATTTAATAGACACCGAAAAAATTTTCCAATACAGAGCACTTCGTTTTGCCAGAAAAGACCAAACCGAATTGTCTGGTTTTGATGAAAATCTTTTTGTAGAGAATTCTTTTGCTAACGATAGAACTTTGGTAAGTTTGTTAGAAGAGTTCAGAATTGTGAGACAAACGTCTATCATTTTCTTCGAAAATTTACAAAATGTAGCACTTACCAACACGGGGAAAGCTAATGGAAACGAAATTTCTGTAGAAACCATCGGAAGATTAATCGTGGGACACAATTTCCATCATTTAAAAATAATTGAGGAAAGATATTTACCGAATTTATAATATATAAATCATGGAAAAGGCATTAGAAATATTAAAAAACGGAGGCGTTATACTCTATCCTACAGATACGATTTGGGGAATTGGTTGTGATGCAACCAATGTAGAAGCCATCAACAAAATTTTTGAAATCAAAAAGCGTGAGAAAACCAAATCCATGATAATTTTGGTGGAAAACGAACGCAGATTACAAGATTTAGTAGACGTTCCAGAAATGGCTTGGCAAATTATTGATTTGTCTGAAAAACCTGTCACCATCGTTTATGAAAATCCTAAAAATCTACCGAAAGAAATTTTGGCAGAAGACGGAAGCATAGGCATTAGACTGGTGAAAGATGATTTTTGCAAAAAATTGATTTCTAAACTCAATAAACCTTTGGTTTCTACTTCTGCCAATTTTAGCGGAGACAAATCACCATTGAAATTCTCTGACATTTCGCAAGAACTCATTGATGCGGTAGATTATGCAGTAGAAGAAAACAGAGAAAGCGTTTCTAAATATTCTGGTTCTTCAGTGATAAAAGTTTGGAGCGATGGAAGAGTGAAAGTTTTAAGGGAATAATTAAGGTTTTATCAATTTTATAATTAATCTTATCTTTGCAAAAAATTAATTTCTCGCAGATTTAGCAGAAACCGCAGATTAAACCTGCAAAATCGGCTCAATCTGCGAGAGTTTTTATACAAAAATGAAAATCAATTTAACCCAAAATAAAAATTTCAAACTTTTTAAAATCATTTCTAAAGTCGCACAAGAAAACAACCAAACGGTCTATATTGTTGGCGGTTACGTTCGTGATTTATTGATGCAAAGAAAAGCACCAACAGACATCGATTTTGTAACCGAACAAAGCGGAATAGAACTCGCAAAAGCGGTAGGAAAAGAACTCGGAGATTTGAAAGTTTCTGTGTTCAAAACTTACGGAACTGCGATGATTAAATACCAAGACTTGGATTTAGAATTTGTAGGTGCCAGAAAAGAAAGCTATTCCGAAGATTCTAGAAAACCGGCGGTAGAAACAGGAACTTTGGAAGACGACCAAAAACGCAGAGATTTTACCGTAAATGCATTGGCAATTTCTCTCAATGCAGAAAATTTTGGAGAACTGATTGATCCTTTTAACGGAAGAGAAGATATGCAGAACAAAATTCTGCGAACGCCTCTAGAACCAGCTCAAACGTATTCAGACGACCCGCTCAGAATGATGAGAGCCATTAGATTTGCATCGGTTTTACATTTTAATATTGAAGAAAATTCCCTAGAAGCCATCAAACAAGAAGCAGAACGCATCAAAATTGTTTCGATGGAACGCATTATGGTGGAATTCAACAAAATTATGTTAAGCGAAAAACCTTCGGTTGGTTTAAAATTGATGGAAGAAACCACCCTTTTAGAAAAAATTATTCCTGAATTAACTTCACTCAGAGGAATAGAAGAAGTGGAAGGACAATCGCACAAAGATAATTTTTGGCACACTTTGGAAGTAGTAGACAATATCTCTAAAAACACTGATAATCTTTGGTTAAGATGGGCTGCTTTATTGCACGACATCGGAAAAGCACCGACTAAAAAATTTGTAGAAAAAGTAGGTTGGACTTTCCACGGACACGAATTTCTAGGTTCTAAAATGGTGAAAAACCTTTTCACGAGATTAAAATTACCATTAGGACATGATATGAAATATGTGCAGAAAATGGTAAAACTTTCATCCAGACCTATAGCTTTGATTGACGATGGAACTTCTGATTCTGCCTTGAGAAGATTGCTTTTTGATGCTGGTGAAGATTTAGAAGATCTGTTTACGCTTTGTAAAGCAGACATCACTACTAAAAACGCTTCAAAACAAGAAAAATTCAAGAAAAATTTTGAATATGTAGCGAAGAAAATAAAGGAAGTGGAAGAAAAAGACCACGTTAGAAATTTTCAACCACCCATTTCTGGAGAAGAAATTATGGAAATGTTCCTGTTGAAACCTGGTCGTGAAATTGGAATTTTGAAAGAAAAAGTAAAAGAGGCCATTTTAGAGGGCATCATTGCAAATGATAAAGACGAAGCCAGAAATTTCATCATTAAAGAAGCGAAACTTTTAGGATTAGAAATGAATTAAAAAAATATCCCTCAAAAATTTGAGGGATTTTATTTTAGTCTGATATTTTGTCTAAATAATCAAAATTTCTAACCGCTTCTAGCGTTTTATCAATTTCGGTGTCATTAATAGAATCAGAGATAAACCACGTTTCGTAACCACTTGGCGGAAGATAAATTCCCTGAGCCAACAATTGGTGGAAGAAATTATTGAAAAGTGAATGGTTAGAATCTGCAGCTTCCTCAAAATTTGAAACCCTATTCGTATGGAAGAAAATACTCATCATACTTCCTTTTCTGTTGATTTTATGGGCAATTCCTTTTTCATTAAGAATTTTACCAATTTCAAAATCTAGCGTTTCTGTGGCCTTATTTAGCTTTTCGTAAAAATTAGGATTGTTTTTGATGAGTTGAAGCGTAGTTAAACCCGCTCTCATTGCTAGAGGATTTCCACTGAGCGTTCCTGCTTGATAAACATCTCCTCTTGGCGAAAGTTTATTCATAATTTCGTTTCTTGCAGCAAAAGCTCCAACTGGCATT contains the following coding sequences:
- a CDS encoding DinB family protein gives rise to the protein MTEFQKYIQRYLDQIPTENWLEEMINSGADTIQIFSGLNNEKSLFAYAEGKWTLKELLLHLIDTEKIFQYRALRFARKDQTELSGFDENLFVENSFANDRTLVSLLEEFRIVRQTSIIFFENLQNVALTNTGKANGNEISVETIGRLIVGHNFHHLKIIEERYLPNL
- a CDS encoding GNAT family N-acetyltransferase, which translates into the protein MLTRKTILEDLPQLSNLFDQYRTWYHKESDIEGAKNFLKERLKNQDSEIFVAEENGILTGFSQLYPLFSSTRMKRYWLLNDLFVNENHRGKGHSKALIERAKELCIATNACGILLETDKTNEIGNQLYPSCGFEHYNHANFYEWTNPS
- the gldC gene encoding gliding motility protein GldC, encoding MRQTQITINVELDENHVPEKMTWNAQDGGVENQETKATMISVWDEKAMEALRIDLWTKDMPVDQMKMFLHQIFVSLGHTYQRATGEDDVAEKIQEFAEDFAFMSKIK
- a CDS encoding CCA tRNA nucleotidyltransferase, yielding MKINLTQNKNFKLFKIISKVAQENNQTVYIVGGYVRDLLMQRKAPTDIDFVTEQSGIELAKAVGKELGDLKVSVFKTYGTAMIKYQDLDLEFVGARKESYSEDSRKPAVETGTLEDDQKRRDFTVNALAISLNAENFGELIDPFNGREDMQNKILRTPLEPAQTYSDDPLRMMRAIRFASVLHFNIEENSLEAIKQEAERIKIVSMERIMVEFNKIMLSEKPSVGLKLMEETTLLEKIIPELTSLRGIEEVEGQSHKDNFWHTLEVVDNISKNTDNLWLRWAALLHDIGKAPTKKFVEKVGWTFHGHEFLGSKMVKNLFTRLKLPLGHDMKYVQKMVKLSSRPIALIDDGTSDSALRRLLFDAGEDLEDLFTLCKADITTKNASKQEKFKKNFEYVAKKIKEVEEKDHVRNFQPPISGEEIMEMFLLKPGREIGILKEKVKEAILEGIIANDKDEARNFIIKEAKLLGLEMN
- a CDS encoding trans-sulfuration enzyme family protein — encoded protein: MKFNTKVIHGGQHHEKVTGSVNVPVFLTSTFAQSSPGQHSGYEYSRAANPTRQALEDALASIENGARGLAFGSGLAAIDCVLKLLNPGDEIIAVDDLYGGSYRMFIRLFEKYQLKFHFVNLENPENILPLINEKTKLVWLETPTNPLMKLVDIQKVAELIKGKDILLAVDNTFATPYIQTPLDLGADIVMHSATKYLGGHSDVIAGALIAKTPELGEKLHFIQFASGGILGPHDSYLVLRGIKTLALRVQRHSENGQKIAEYLQNHPKVDKVFYPNLANNPKLELAKKQMKTFGGMISFTFKSGKKEDSIKFLEKLKVFTLAESLGGVESLANHPALMTHASIPAEKRAELGITDDLVRLSCGIEDAEDLIADLEQAFN
- a CDS encoding L-threonylcarbamoyladenylate synthase — translated: MEKALEILKNGGVILYPTDTIWGIGCDATNVEAINKIFEIKKREKTKSMIILVENERRLQDLVDVPEMAWQIIDLSEKPVTIVYENPKNLPKEILAEDGSIGIRLVKDDFCKKLISKLNKPLVSTSANFSGDKSPLKFSDISQELIDAVDYAVEENRESVSKYSGSSVIKVWSDGRVKVLRE
- a CDS encoding GNAT family N-acetyltransferase → MVEFLETERLILRPLNLDDAERLFLLDSNAEVMKYIGIAPLSQIEQSVEVIKMIQKQYAENGIGRYGVIEKASNLLIGWSGLKFLTEEINGIKNVYDLGYRFLPEYWGKGYATEAAKAFIAYGFNDLNLDEICAHAHSGNDASIHTLRKLGFEEKEKFVDELDGAECYWYELKKENF
- the gldB gene encoding gliding motility lipoprotein GldB yields the protein MKKYIAYSLLCSFLLILFSCNKEAEKRWKVEIKNTEPVKVIDISSAFYNDKIPFQNFKKDFGFFLAPQVSDATYEKKRADTIEKRIYKDALNKNNLANLEKQLATLFAHIKYYFPEFQNPQVYVFSSATELYEEPILYVPNEGVLFIDLSAFLGEKSEFYEGIDVYMRKEMTPQNVLPKVAETIAADYVPATPDHNKFLDKIINFGKLMTLQDAFLPETMDQFKMHYSKDQQSWAISNEENIWNYFVENDLLFSDDNRLDERFLAKAPFSKFYTEVDPKSSPRVGAFIGWQICRQYLENNPAVTLQKFLHLPATEIFNKSNYKPKN